A part of Streptomyces sp. NBC_01497 genomic DNA contains:
- a CDS encoding alpha/beta fold hydrolase: MTASDSGVRIDGPWTHRDVAANGARFHIAEMGEGPLVLLLHGFPQFWWTWRHQLVTLAEAGYRAVAMDLRGVGGSDRTPRGYDPANLALDITGVVRSLGEPDAALVGHDLGGYLAWTAAVMRPKLVRRLVVSSMPHPRRWRSAMLSDFAQTRAGSYVWGFQRPWIPERRLLANDAALVGELIREWSGSDEPDDKAIGMYRRAMMIPSTAHCSIEPYRWMVRSLARPDGIQFYRRMKRPVRVPTLQLHGALDPAMRTRSTAGSVEYVEAAYRWRLFEGLGHFPHEEDPVAFSTELLDWLADPAHDRREDRERRGA, encoded by the coding sequence ATGACGGCCTCTGACTCAGGTGTGCGCATCGACGGCCCCTGGACCCATCGCGATGTGGCGGCCAACGGTGCGCGCTTCCACATCGCCGAGATGGGCGAGGGGCCGCTCGTGCTGCTCCTGCACGGCTTCCCTCAGTTCTGGTGGACCTGGCGCCATCAACTGGTGACGCTCGCGGAGGCCGGGTACCGGGCCGTGGCCATGGACCTGCGGGGCGTGGGCGGCAGCGACCGCACGCCGCGCGGCTACGACCCCGCGAACCTCGCGCTCGACATCACCGGCGTCGTGCGCTCCCTCGGCGAGCCGGACGCGGCACTCGTCGGGCACGACCTGGGCGGTTACCTCGCGTGGACTGCGGCGGTGATGCGCCCGAAGCTCGTACGGCGGCTGGTCGTGAGTTCCATGCCGCATCCGCGCCGCTGGCGCTCGGCGATGCTCTCGGACTTCGCGCAGACCCGTGCCGGGTCGTACGTGTGGGGCTTCCAGCGCCCGTGGATCCCGGAGCGCCGGCTGCTGGCGAACGATGCCGCGCTGGTGGGAGAACTGATCAGGGAGTGGTCGGGTTCGGACGAGCCCGATGACAAAGCGATCGGGATGTACCGGCGGGCGATGATGATCCCGTCGACGGCGCACTGCTCGATCGAGCCGTACCGGTGGATGGTGCGGTCCCTGGCACGCCCGGACGGCATCCAGTTCTACCGTCGTATGAAGCGGCCTGTGCGGGTGCCGACGCTCCAGTTGCACGGCGCGCTGGACCCGGCGATGCGGACGCGGTCCACGGCGGGGTCCGTCGAGTACGTGGAGGCGGCGTACCGCTGGCGGCTGTTCGAGGGCCTTGGGCACTTCCCGCACGAGGAGGACCCGGTGGCGTTCTCCACGGAGTTGCTGGACTGGCTGGCCGACCCGGCGCACGACCGCCGGGAGGACCGCGAGAGGCGGGGCGCGTAG
- a CDS encoding phage holin family protein, producing MSDPDKQVADAVKTGTVVETVPADRSLGQLVAAATAEMSELMHDEIALAKAELRQDVKRGATGGAAGGVAGVFLLFSLPVFSFAAAYGIHNLGLGLAWSFLIVGGAFVVLAAILGGFAMLKLKKVKPPEKSIASAKQTAAVLQNAKPHPRELGTGTTDSSSVARSSA from the coding sequence ATGAGCGACCCCGACAAGCAGGTTGCTGACGCGGTAAAGACGGGCACCGTCGTCGAGACCGTCCCAGCCGACCGCAGTCTCGGTCAGCTGGTCGCCGCCGCCACGGCCGAGATGTCGGAGCTGATGCACGATGAGATCGCTCTCGCGAAGGCGGAGCTGCGGCAGGACGTCAAGCGGGGGGCGACGGGCGGCGCCGCAGGCGGCGTGGCGGGCGTCTTCCTGCTGTTCTCGCTGCCCGTCTTCAGCTTCGCGGCCGCGTACGGCATCCACAATCTCGGCCTCGGCCTCGCCTGGTCGTTCCTGATCGTCGGCGGCGCCTTCGTGGTGCTCGCCGCCATTCTGGGCGGGTTCGCGATGCTGAAGCTGAAGAAGGTCAAGCCGCCCGAGAAGAGCATCGCGTCGGCGAAGCAGACGGCGGCGGTGCTCCAGAACGCCAAGCCGCACCCGCGAGAGCTCGGGACCGGCACGACGGACTCCTCGTCTGTGGCACGCTCGTCTGCATGA
- the acs gene encoding acetate--CoA ligase produces MSKESLANLLKEERRFAPPADLAAHANVTAEAYEQASADRLGFWAEQARRLTWATEPTQTLDWSNPPFAKWFADGKLNVAYNCVDRHVEAGNGDRVAIHFEGEPGDSRTLTYAQLKDEVSKAANALLELGVAKGDRVAIYLPMIPEAVVAMLACARIGAPHSVVFGGFSADAVASRIQDADAKLVITADGGHRRGKPTALKPAIDDAVAKCPQVEHVLVVRRTGQETKFDASRDVWWHDIVDRQSPEHTPEAFDAEHPLFILYTSGTTGKPKGILHTSGGYLTQTSYTHQAVFDLKPESDVYWCTADIGWVTGHSYIVYGPLSNGVSQVMYEGTPDTPHQGRFWEVIQKYRVTLLYAAPTAIRTFMKWGDDIPARFDLSSLRVLGSVGEPINPEAWIWYRENIGGGKTPIVDTWWQTETGAVMISPLPGVTETKPGSAQRALPGISATVVDDEGHEVPNGGGGYLVLTEPWPSMLRTVWGDDQRYIDTYWSRFEGKYFAGDGAKRDDDGDIWLLGRVDDVMLISGHNISTTEVESALVSHPKVAEAAVVGAADETTGQAIVAFVILRGTASVDDGLVAELRNHVGATLGPIAKPKRILPVAELPKTRSGKIMRRLLRDVAENRQLGDVTTLTDASVMDLIQSQLPTASSDE; encoded by the coding sequence GTGAGCAAAGAGAGCCTGGCCAATCTGCTCAAGGAAGAGCGTCGGTTCGCACCGCCTGCCGATCTGGCCGCGCACGCCAACGTGACGGCGGAGGCGTACGAACAGGCCTCGGCGGACCGGCTCGGCTTCTGGGCCGAGCAGGCGAGGCGGCTCACCTGGGCCACCGAGCCGACGCAGACACTGGACTGGTCCAACCCGCCCTTCGCGAAGTGGTTCGCGGACGGCAAGCTGAACGTCGCGTACAACTGCGTGGACCGCCACGTCGAGGCCGGCAACGGCGACCGCGTCGCCATCCACTTCGAGGGCGAGCCGGGCGACAGCCGGACCCTGACGTACGCGCAGTTGAAGGACGAGGTCTCCAAGGCGGCCAACGCGCTCCTGGAGCTCGGCGTGGCGAAGGGCGACCGGGTCGCCATCTACCTGCCGATGATCCCCGAGGCCGTCGTCGCGATGCTGGCCTGCGCGCGGATCGGCGCGCCGCACTCCGTCGTCTTCGGAGGTTTCTCGGCGGACGCCGTGGCCTCCCGCATCCAGGACGCCGACGCCAAGCTCGTCATCACGGCGGACGGCGGCCACCGGCGCGGCAAGCCGACCGCGCTCAAGCCCGCGATCGACGACGCCGTCGCGAAGTGCCCGCAGGTCGAGCACGTCCTCGTCGTCCGCCGGACGGGCCAGGAGACGAAGTTCGACGCGAGCCGCGACGTGTGGTGGCACGACATCGTGGACCGCCAGTCGCCGGAGCACACGCCCGAGGCGTTCGACGCCGAGCACCCGCTGTTCATCCTGTACACGTCCGGTACGACGGGTAAGCCGAAGGGCATCCTGCACACGTCGGGCGGTTACCTCACCCAGACGTCCTACACGCATCAGGCGGTCTTCGACCTGAAGCCGGAGAGCGACGTCTACTGGTGCACCGCCGACATCGGCTGGGTCACCGGACACTCGTACATCGTCTACGGACCGCTGTCGAACGGCGTTTCGCAGGTCATGTACGAGGGCACCCCCGACACCCCGCACCAGGGCCGGTTCTGGGAGGTCATCCAGAAGTACCGCGTCACGCTGCTGTACGCGGCGCCGACGGCGATCCGCACGTTCATGAAGTGGGGCGACGACATTCCGGCCCGCTTCGACCTGTCCAGCCTGCGCGTACTCGGGTCGGTCGGCGAGCCGATCAACCCCGAGGCGTGGATCTGGTACCGGGAGAACATCGGCGGCGGCAAGACCCCGATCGTCGACACGTGGTGGCAGACCGAGACGGGTGCCGTCATGATCTCCCCGCTTCCGGGTGTCACCGAGACCAAGCCGGGCTCCGCACAGCGCGCGCTGCCGGGTATCTCGGCCACCGTGGTGGACGACGAGGGTCACGAGGTGCCCAACGGAGGCGGCGGCTACCTGGTGCTGACCGAGCCGTGGCCGTCGATGCTCCGCACCGTCTGGGGCGACGACCAGCGCTACATCGACACGTACTGGTCCCGCTTCGAGGGCAAGTACTTCGCGGGTGACGGCGCGAAGAGGGACGACGACGGTGACATCTGGCTGCTGGGCCGGGTCGACGACGTCATGCTGATCTCGGGCCACAACATCTCCACCACGGAGGTCGAGTCGGCGCTCGTCTCGCATCCGAAGGTCGCCGAGGCGGCGGTCGTCGGTGCGGCCGACGAGACGACGGGCCAGGCGATCGTCGCGTTCGTCATCCTGCGCGGCACCGCCTCGGTGGACGACGGGCTGGTGGCCGAACTCCGCAACCACGTCGGCGCCACGCTCGGCCCGATCGCCAAGCCGAAGCGCATCCTGCCCGTGGCGGAGCTGCCGAAGACCCGCTCCGGCAAGATCATGCGGCGGCTGCTGCGGGACGTGGCGGAGAACCGCCAGCTGGGTGACGTGACCACGCTCACCGACGCGTCCGTCATGGACCTCATCCAGAGCCAGCTGCCGACGGCCTCCAGCGACGAGTGA
- a CDS encoding SulP family inorganic anion transporter yields MSASITVFLIAIPMSLGLAVAMGAPLGAALLSAGIGGIVAGALGGSPLLVSGPSAGLTVVTAGMIQQFGWRTTCVITIGAGLTQILLGTFKAARSALAVSPAIVHGTLAGIGVAIALAQLHVVLGGSPESSAVANISALPHQLAHVGPASPLIGALTLTILILWPRLPGRARGTIGKVPAALVSVGAATGVAAFAAPRIARVDLPSWSAHVLPGLPSGPVLPLLTAVLTMTLVASLESLLSAVAVDKLAAARATAAGSRPGARPVPRRPRPDLDRELRAQGAANALSGLLGGLAVSGGAVRGSANVRAGATGRASTILHGVWVLLAAGLLVSALERIPLAALAALVMMVGVQMVSYAHIRNVHRHREFPVYVATVASVILFGVLQGVAVGGAVAVAVALRGLTRTRITIKTLAATYHVCVRGQLTFLAVPRLTRVLHQVPQHAQCVVELDGSFMDHAAYEVLHEWRAAHVAHGGAVEFTGRAGGRFADPVREESSCCRPWTPWRNHHCDEPPVPGAPGPGSRLRRRLTQRIGRQPTGQPDDGQPEDGQQDDERLEQERVEQEGVGHDPLGKGRLTGRLPDGVQWNPGRRDEGPKPGHRRALTRDQGPDLGPAQGPEPDREHGHDKPCGSGPERERSRGDMPEAAGTRDSRTSGASRLASGLSAFQRNTAPLVRDELARLAREGQRPSQLFLTCSDSRLVTSMITASGPGDLFTVRNVGNLVPLPGAEGGDDSVAAAIEYAVDVLRVESITVCGHSGCGAMQALLDDDTNSTAAATVTAAPTATNRATAVAAATTARDADTSGSGAAGAPGAGDAAGPSTPLRRWLRHGLPSLRRMRDGLGPAARLSARPTADTAEQLCLTNVVQQLDNLRAHTSVARRLADGVLTLHGMYFHVGEAQAYLLSEDGPAPAGGSGPQADPHDLTRDREAGPARDQDQDGKERDQDRAGDRDQFRDQNLDLERGQGRDRVDTAQTRRTAGQVAAPVAVFHRVTAAESTRSRA; encoded by the coding sequence CTGTCGGCGTCCATCACCGTCTTCCTGATCGCCATTCCCATGTCGCTCGGCCTCGCCGTGGCGATGGGCGCCCCACTGGGCGCCGCGCTCCTGTCCGCCGGCATCGGCGGAATCGTCGCCGGCGCGCTCGGCGGATCGCCCCTCCTCGTCAGCGGCCCCTCCGCCGGCCTGACCGTCGTCACCGCCGGGATGATCCAGCAGTTCGGGTGGCGGACCACCTGTGTCATCACCATCGGTGCGGGACTCACGCAGATCCTGCTCGGCACGTTCAAGGCCGCTCGGTCCGCACTCGCCGTCAGCCCGGCCATCGTGCACGGCACCCTCGCGGGCATCGGCGTCGCGATCGCGCTCGCCCAACTGCATGTCGTGCTGGGTGGCTCGCCGGAGAGCTCCGCCGTGGCGAACATCTCCGCGCTGCCGCACCAACTGGCCCACGTGGGGCCCGCGTCACCACTGATCGGCGCGCTCACCCTGACCATCCTGATCCTCTGGCCCCGGCTTCCCGGCCGGGCGAGAGGAACGATCGGGAAGGTGCCGGCCGCTCTGGTCTCCGTCGGGGCCGCGACAGGCGTCGCAGCCTTCGCCGCGCCCCGCATCGCCCGCGTCGACCTGCCGTCCTGGAGCGCGCACGTGCTGCCGGGCCTGCCGAGCGGCCCTGTGCTCCCGCTGCTGACGGCCGTCCTCACGATGACCCTCGTGGCGAGCCTCGAATCACTGCTGTCCGCAGTCGCCGTGGACAAGTTGGCCGCCGCCCGCGCCACGGCCGCCGGGAGTCGTCCCGGAGCCCGTCCCGTGCCTCGGAGGCCCCGTCCCGACCTCGACAGGGAACTGCGCGCCCAGGGCGCAGCCAACGCCTTGTCCGGCCTTCTCGGGGGACTCGCGGTCTCCGGCGGCGCGGTGCGCGGCTCGGCGAACGTGCGGGCCGGGGCGACAGGCCGCGCGTCCACGATCCTGCACGGCGTCTGGGTGCTGCTCGCCGCCGGGCTCCTCGTCTCCGCCCTCGAACGGATCCCGCTGGCCGCGCTCGCCGCGCTGGTCATGATGGTCGGCGTGCAGATGGTGTCGTACGCGCACATCCGCAACGTGCACCGGCACCGGGAGTTCCCGGTCTACGTGGCGACGGTGGCGTCGGTCATCCTCTTCGGCGTTCTGCAGGGCGTGGCCGTCGGCGGGGCCGTCGCAGTGGCGGTCGCTCTGCGCGGGCTGACCCGTACGCGCATCACGATCAAGACGCTCGCGGCCACGTACCACGTCTGTGTACGCGGGCAGTTGACCTTCCTCGCGGTGCCACGGCTCACCCGCGTCCTGCACCAGGTGCCGCAACACGCACAGTGCGTCGTGGAACTCGACGGGTCCTTCATGGACCACGCCGCGTACGAGGTGCTGCACGAGTGGCGGGCGGCGCACGTGGCCCACGGCGGAGCCGTGGAGTTCACGGGCAGGGCGGGCGGCCGCTTCGCCGATCCCGTGCGTGAGGAGAGCAGTTGCTGCCGCCCTTGGACGCCGTGGCGCAACCACCACTGCGACGAGCCGCCCGTGCCGGGAGCTCCGGGGCCGGGAAGCCGCCTCAGGCGTCGGCTCACGCAGCGGATCGGCCGGCAGCCCACGGGGCAACCGGATGACGGGCAACCGGAAGACGGGCAGCAGGATGACGAGCGGCTGGAGCAAGAGCGGGTGGAGCAAGAGGGGGTGGGGCACGACCCGTTGGGCAAAGGACGGCTGACCGGCCGGCTGCCGGACGGCGTGCAGTGGAATCCCGGCCGTCGGGACGAGGGACCGAAACCCGGGCACCGGCGTGCGCTCACCCGAGATCAGGGCCCTGATCTGGGCCCTGCGCAGGGGCCAGAGCCGGACCGCGAGCACGGCCACGACAAGCCGTGCGGCTCCGGGCCGGAACGCGAGCGGAGCCGGGGGGACATGCCGGAAGCGGCAGGGACCCGGGACTCCCGCACCTCCGGTGCCAGCCGCCTGGCCAGCGGACTCAGCGCCTTCCAGCGCAACACCGCACCCCTGGTGCGGGACGAACTGGCCCGGCTCGCGCGCGAGGGGCAGCGGCCCTCCCAGCTGTTCCTGACCTGCTCCGACTCGCGGTTGGTGACGAGCATGATCACGGCGAGCGGCCCTGGTGACCTCTTCACCGTGCGCAACGTCGGCAACCTCGTACCGCTGCCGGGCGCGGAGGGCGGCGACGATTCGGTGGCGGCCGCGATCGAGTACGCGGTCGACGTCCTGCGCGTGGAGTCCATCACGGTCTGCGGGCACTCGGGCTGCGGGGCGATGCAGGCACTGCTCGACGACGACACCAACTCCACAGCCGCAGCCACGGTCACCGCCGCACCCACAGCCACAAACCGTGCCACCGCCGTCGCCGCCGCCACTACGGCGAGGGATGCCGACACTTCGGGCTCCGGTGCGGCCGGGGCTCCAGGTGCGGGCGATGCGGCCGGGCCGTCGACCCCGCTGCGGCGCTGGCTGCGGCACGGGCTGCCCAGCCTGCGGCGGATGCGCGACGGGCTCGGCCCGGCGGCGCGGCTCTCCGCCCGCCCGACGGCCGACACGGCGGAGCAGTTGTGCCTCACCAATGTCGTCCAGCAACTGGACAACCTGCGGGCGCACACATCGGTGGCCCGTCGCCTCGCGGACGGGGTGCTGACGCTGCACGGCATGTACTTCCATGTCGGCGAGGCCCAGGCGTACCTGCTCAGCGAGGACGGGCCGGCGCCGGCCGGGGGGAGCGGCCCGCAGGCAGATCCGCATGACCTGACCCGGGATCGTGAAGCGGGCCCTGCCCGGGACCAGGACCAGGACGGCAAGGAACGAGACCAAGACCGGGCCGGGGACCGGGACCAATTCCGAGACCAGAACCTGGACCTGGAGCGAGGCCAGGGCCGGGACCGGGTCGATACGGCACAGACCCGGCGAACAGCCGGTCAGGTGGCGGCCCCCGTCGCCGTCTTCCACCGCGTGACCGCCGCCGAATCCACCAGGTCGCGCGCCTGA
- a CDS encoding ATP-binding protein has translation MKIAFVGKGGSGKTTLSSLFIRSLAADGTPVVAIDADINQHLGAALGLTEAEAAALPAMGAHLPLIKDYVRGSNPRIASAEAMIKTTPPGRGSRLLRVVEDNPVYDACARRVALDDGEIRLMATGPFTEADLGVACYHSKVGAVELCLNHLVDGPDEYVVVDMTAGSDSFASGLFTRFDMTFLVAEPTRKGVSVYRQYKQYARDFGVALKVVGNKVQDETDLEFLREEVGDDLLVTLTHSNWVRAMEKGRPAPFGQLEPANRAALDTVKAAALRSYEHRDWPRYTRQMVHFHLKNAESWGNAKTGADLASQVDPAFVLSETAAVPQPG, from the coding sequence ATGAAGATCGCTTTCGTGGGCAAGGGCGGCAGCGGCAAGACCACGCTGTCCTCGCTCTTCATCCGCAGTCTGGCGGCGGACGGGACACCCGTCGTCGCCATCGACGCCGACATCAACCAGCACCTGGGTGCCGCGCTCGGCCTCACCGAGGCCGAGGCGGCCGCCCTTCCCGCGATGGGCGCGCACCTTCCCCTGATCAAGGACTACGTCCGGGGCAGCAATCCGCGTATCGCCTCGGCCGAAGCCATGATCAAGACGACGCCCCCCGGCAGGGGTTCGCGGCTGCTGCGCGTCGTGGAGGACAACCCGGTCTACGACGCCTGCGCCCGCCGCGTCGCGCTGGACGACGGCGAGATCCGGCTGATGGCCACCGGCCCGTTCACGGAAGCCGATCTCGGCGTCGCCTGCTACCACTCCAAGGTCGGCGCCGTCGAACTCTGCCTGAACCACCTGGTGGACGGGCCCGACGAATACGTCGTGGTGGACATGACCGCCGGCTCCGACTCCTTCGCCTCCGGCCTGTTCACGCGCTTCGACATGACGTTCCTGGTGGCAGAGCCGACCCGTAAGGGCGTCTCCGTCTACCGGCAGTACAAGCAATACGCACGTGACTTCGGTGTGGCGCTGAAGGTCGTGGGCAACAAGGTGCAGGACGAGACCGATCTGGAATTCCTGCGCGAAGAGGTCGGCGACGACCTGCTCGTCACCCTCACCCACTCGAACTGGGTACGCGCCATGGAAAAGGGCAGGCCCGCCCCGTTCGGGCAGTTGGAGCCGGCGAACCGGGCCGCGCTGGACACCGTGAAGGCAGCCGCCCTGCGGTCGTACGAGCACCGCGATTGGCCCCGGTACACCCGGCAGATGGTGCACTTCCACCTGAAGAACGCGGAGAGCTGGGGTAACGCGAAGACCGGTGCCGACCTCGCCTCGCAGGTCGATCCGGCGTTCGTCCTGAGCGAGACGGCCGCCGTGCCGCAACCCGGCTGA
- a CDS encoding oxidoreductase, translating to MAAVRRGDDPLAALASLPGVPDAVESVRKAVDRVYGHRVMRRRSTEITSEAALRAARGSAALSGADWGLEEVRRRTDFSAQAEARTVGAALRVTAEAGQLLSVWRQSPTRVLARLHLVAAGGASVGDERIGRPRLADEPAVEAPGCEAVGPLTEAPLPDPAEVAGRLDGLTELVLAPSGAPALVTAAVVHGELLALRPFGSYNGVVARAAERIVLINSGLDPKSICPAEVGHAELGRAAYAAAFAGYLSGTPGGMAAWISHCGRAVELGVRESTAVCEALQRGAA from the coding sequence GTGGCTGCCGTCCGGCGGGGGGACGATCCGCTCGCCGCCCTCGCCTCGCTCCCCGGCGTGCCCGATGCGGTGGAATCCGTACGCAAGGCCGTCGACCGTGTCTACGGACACCGCGTGATGCGCCGGCGCAGCACGGAAATCACCTCCGAGGCGGCCTTGCGTGCCGCCCGCGGTTCCGCCGCGCTGTCCGGCGCGGACTGGGGGCTCGAAGAGGTCCGGCGGCGTACGGACTTCAGTGCGCAGGCGGAAGCCCGGACCGTGGGCGCCGCGCTGCGCGTCACGGCGGAGGCCGGGCAGTTGCTGTCCGTCTGGCGGCAGTCGCCCACGCGGGTACTCGCTCGGCTGCATCTGGTCGCGGCGGGCGGGGCGAGCGTCGGTGACGAACGGATCGGGCGGCCCCGGCTGGCGGACGAGCCGGCCGTGGAAGCGCCGGGCTGCGAGGCCGTGGGACCGCTGACCGAGGCGCCGCTGCCGGACCCGGCGGAGGTGGCCGGGCGACTCGACGGCCTCACCGAACTCGTCCTCGCACCGAGTGGCGCGCCGGCCCTGGTGACGGCGGCCGTCGTGCACGGCGAACTGCTGGCGCTGCGCCCCTTCGGTTCGTACAACGGGGTGGTGGCCCGTGCCGCCGAGCGGATCGTGCTGATCAACAGCGGGCTCGACCCGAAGTCGATCTGCCCCGCGGAGGTGGGCCACGCCGAACTGGGGCGTGCCGCGTACGCCGCGGCCTTCGCGGGCTACCTCTCCGGCACCCCGGGCGGCATGGCCGCCTGGATCTCCCACTGCGGGCGAGCCGTGGAACTGGGCGTGAGGGAGTCGACGGCGGTCTGCGAGGCGCTCCAGCGGGGCGCGGCCTGA